One Alkalidesulfovibrio alkalitolerans DSM 16529 genomic region harbors:
- a CDS encoding FtsB family cell division protein, translating into MILRRAFLIGLLTANFALMYLLFLGDQGVSAYRETKARHDDLVARIGEMNHRGIELSQDIRLLKTDREHMERAVRAQTNYVRGNEILYLFSTQRRDNP; encoded by the coding sequence ATGATCCTGCGCCGGGCTTTTCTGATCGGGCTGCTCACCGCGAACTTCGCGTTGATGTATCTGCTGTTTTTGGGCGACCAGGGAGTCTCGGCATACCGGGAGACCAAGGCTAGACACGACGATCTCGTGGCCAGAATCGGTGAGATGAACCACAGGGGCATCGAACTGTCGCAGGACATCCGGCTCTTGAAGACCGACCGAGAACACATGGAGAGGGCCGTGCGCGCCCAGACGAACTACGTCCGCGGCAACGAGATCCTCTATCTCTTCTCCACGCAGCGCCGCGATAACCCGTAG
- a CDS encoding tetratricopeptide repeat protein, whose translation MKNKIELFQELFSSDPTSKVFYPLAKLYAESGMILQAAETLRQGLSRHPDHMEARLLLIEILHQLERDDAAAEEVEILAGTLSRYPAFWGIWAGMAGQRSPDAAVALNFLSTHLAGEEITWAKVLHKGFEALSGRLGYDDDLDIEAPAQASARPESAFHRSHAPEFTFEAEVSAGVQTRSMTKPIAVDVPDEGRGPSLRTRTMAELLISQGDHAGALEILAELAEHAPEKERIALLSRMEEVHELERQAALKGEAESGLDEADFISGEPMQRAKNKLVRSLSLLAERLEARASV comes from the coding sequence ATGAAAAATAAGATCGAACTCTTCCAGGAACTCTTCTCTTCCGATCCAACCTCCAAGGTCTTTTATCCGCTCGCCAAGCTCTACGCCGAGTCGGGCATGATTCTACAGGCCGCGGAAACTCTGCGCCAAGGCCTGTCGCGACATCCCGATCACATGGAAGCCCGACTGCTCCTGATTGAGATCCTCCATCAACTCGAACGCGACGATGCGGCCGCCGAGGAAGTCGAAATACTTGCCGGGACGCTTTCGCGCTATCCCGCGTTCTGGGGCATATGGGCGGGCATGGCCGGGCAGCGTTCGCCCGATGCTGCCGTGGCCTTGAACTTCCTCTCGACGCATCTCGCCGGAGAGGAGATCACCTGGGCCAAGGTGCTACACAAGGGCTTTGAAGCCCTTTCTGGCAGATTGGGCTACGATGATGATCTTGATATCGAGGCGCCCGCCCAGGCTTCCGCCCGTCCAGAATCCGCTTTCCACAGGAGCCACGCCCCAGAGTTCACCTTCGAGGCGGAGGTGTCCGCAGGCGTCCAAACGCGGAGCATGACCAAGCCCATCGCGGTAGACGTGCCGGACGAAGGTCGCGGGCCCTCACTGCGCACCCGGACCATGGCCGAACTGCTTATCTCCCAAGGGGATCATGCCGGAGCGCTCGAAATTCTGGCTGAGCTTGCGGAGCATGCTCCCGAGAAAGAGCGGATCGCGCTTTTGTCCCGCATGGAAGAAGTGCACGAACTGGAACGGCAGGCCGCCCTGAAGGGAGAGGCCGAATCGGGCCTGGACGAAGCCGACTTCATCTCCGGAGAGCCCATGCAACGGGCCAAAAACAAGCTCGTTCGCTCCCTCTCCCTGCTTGCTGAGCGCCTGGAGGCGCGGGCGAGTGTCTGA